The genomic DNA ATCTGCGTATCAAGGGACTTACATCAACCACTCTTCGATTGAGCCTTCGAAGATGATTCCCCATCTGCGAAACACAAAATGGGACCAGTCGACGCAACGGCGACAACTCGAACTGATGCGCCAACTCGATGCCGAAGTTCAAAGTCGAACTGGAGAAGATCAGGCATTTCAGGCGAGGCTTCAATCGATGGAAACCGCCTTTCGCATGCAGTTTCAGGCCAGCGACGCATTTGAACTCAAGGAAGAGTCCAAACAGACTCGTGAGGACTATGGAGACGGACACTTTTCAAATGGATGCCTGCTGGCACGCCGACTCGTCGAACGAGGCGTGCGATTTGTGCAAGTCTATTATGGAAACGGACAACCCTGGGACACACACTCTGGTCACGACGATAAAGTCCCCAAGCTTTGCAAAGACATCGACCGTCCGATTGCCGCTCTTCTCGGCGATCTGAAACAGCGGGGATTGCTCGAAGACACACTTGTGATGTGGGGAGGCGAGTTCGGAAGAACTCCGACGTCGGAAAATGGGAATGGTCGTGATCACAACCACCACGGGTTCGCAATGTTCCTGGCTGGCGGTGGCGTCCGTGGCGGAATGACCTACGGAGAGACAGACGATTTCGGATTCAAGGCGGTCCACAACAAAATGCACGTTCACGACCTACACGCCACGGTGTTGCATCTCCTCGGATTGGACCACGAACGACTCACCTACCGCCATGCCGGCAGAGACTTCCGACTGACTGATGTTCATGGAAATGTCGCGCACGACATCATTGCGTGATGTAAATTCAATTACGGACCAGACGAGCGAGTAAAGCGAGGGACTTCTTCAAGATCACTATCGGCGATCAGCTTCGGATCTGGCCTCGTGACAAGGATCGATGAAATCAAAAAAACTCTTCGCGAGGACAAAACGGGCACAAAGAGCATTGAGAAAGTTCCAACCAGGCAAAACAGCTGGCGAACCGGTCTCTACGGGCCTTGTAGATATTGAAAGAGTTCCATTTCCCATGCGACATCAAGGCAAGCTCACACGTTGGAAAGACGAGCAGGGT from Thalassoglobus polymorphus includes the following:
- a CDS encoding DUF1501 domain-containing protein, with product MNINPFQPPISRRSMLQQLGSTPGMIGAAAFLSQQSLSEAASAGNAAGCHFPPKAKRVIHLFMNGGPFQADLFDPKPALEKFAGQRPPGADLVTERPTGGLLPSPFKFQPRGESGVPVSELLPLLSQHIDDICVLRSLHADNPNHGPALLQMNNGSILPTRPSMGAWFTYGLGTENQNLPGYVVLCPGRPVRFSILWNSAFLPSAYQGTYINHSSIEPSKMIPHLRNTKWDQSTQRRQLELMRQLDAEVQSRTGEDQAFQARLQSMETAFRMQFQASDAFELKEESKQTREDYGDGHFSNGCLLARRLVERGVRFVQVYYGNGQPWDTHSGHDDKVPKLCKDIDRPIAALLGDLKQRGLLEDTLVMWGGEFGRTPTSENGNGRDHNHHGFAMFLAGGGVRGGMTYGETDDFGFKAVHNKMHVHDLHATVLHLLGLDHERLTYRHAGRDFRLTDVHGNVAHDIIA